A single window of Rana temporaria chromosome 1, aRanTem1.1, whole genome shotgun sequence DNA harbors:
- the LOC120944927 gene encoding serine/threonine-protein kinase SBK1-like: protein MDLKPENILVFDKECHCIKITDFGFAKVRGTVIRSMCGSKYYMAPEMCAMTISGGLVVDGSLDVWAFGVIIYCLLTGKSPWRLASLDDDGYKRFVEWQNNVKMNNPPEAWRKIPTKIQRMFNGLLAIDYSKRSPSTKVLKYIRGSWKEEPADSAKRKEDEDPIEMNSSEQSEDSLASHLSTSQSSSVSITSTLNSMSSSLLTRNTSGS from the coding sequence ATGGATCTGAAGCCAGAAAATATTTTGGTGTTTGATAAGGAGTGTCATTGCATCAAGATCACAGACTTTGGCTTTGCTAAGGTCAGAGGGACAGTGATAAGATCCATGTGTGGCAGCAAATACTACATGGCCCCAGAGATGTGTGCCATGACCATTTCAGGTGGATTGGTTGTAGATGGCAGCCTTGATGTTTGGGCGTTTGGGGTCATCATCTACTGCTTACTTACAGGAAAGTCTCCATGGCGGTTGGCCAGCCTTGATGATGATGGATATAAACGTTTTGTTGAATGGCAAAACAATGTCAAGATGAATAACCCTCCTGAAGCATGGAGAAAGATTCCCACTAAGATACAAAGGATGTTTAATGGTCTTTTGGCAATTGATTACTCCAAAAGAAGTCCCAGTACCAAAGTCCTTAAATACATAAGGGGAAGCTGGAAAGAAGAACCTGCAGATTCAGCTAAACGAAAAGAGGATGAAGATCCTATTGAAATGAATTCTTCTGAACAATCTGAGGACTCATTGGCTTCTCACCTGAGCACTTcacagagctccagtgtttccATCACATCTACACTCAACTCCATGTCTTCTTCCCTTTTGACAAGAAACACTTCTGGATCTTAG